The Gemmatimonadota bacterium genome has a segment encoding these proteins:
- a CDS encoding 50S ribosomal protein L1, whose protein sequence is MKTHGKKFNTAAERRDPAATFQPRAALELVKGAAFAKFDETVEVAVRLGVDPRHADQVVRGTVVLPAGTGKTVRVLVIAVGDKAREATEAGADFVGNEYLAKIKEGWLDFDVMIATPDQMGQIGQLGRVLGPRGLMPNPKAGTVTMNVGTAVRESKAGKIEFRVDKAGNVHAAIGKVSFGLEALEQNFTAFMDQIVRSKPSASKGVYVRNVSVSSTMGPGVKVDTTPYRG, encoded by the coding sequence ATGAAAACTCACGGCAAGAAGTTCAACACCGCCGCGGAGCGCCGGGACCCCGCCGCGACCTTCCAGCCCCGTGCGGCGCTGGAGCTCGTAAAGGGTGCCGCCTTCGCGAAGTTCGATGAGACCGTCGAGGTCGCCGTCCGACTGGGCGTCGATCCGCGACACGCCGACCAGGTGGTGCGCGGGACGGTGGTCCTCCCCGCGGGCACCGGTAAGACGGTGCGCGTGCTCGTGATCGCCGTCGGCGACAAGGCGCGCGAAGCCACGGAGGCCGGGGCCGACTTTGTGGGCAACGAGTATCTCGCGAAGATCAAGGAAGGCTGGCTCGATTTCGACGTCATGATTGCTACGCCGGACCAGATGGGCCAGATCGGCCAGCTGGGCCGCGTGCTCGGTCCTCGCGGCCTCATGCCGAACCCCAAGGCGGGCACCGTCACGATGAACGTCGGCACCGCCGTACGTGAGTCGAAGGCGGGCAAGATCGAGTTCCGCGTCGACAAGGCCGGGAATGTGCACGCGGCCATCGGCAAGGTCTCGTTTGGCCTTGAGGCCCTGGAGCAGAACTTCACGGCCTTCATGGACCAGATCGTCCGCAGCAAGCCCTCGGCGTCCAAGGGCGTTTATGTCCGCAATGTCTCGGTCTCCAGCACCATGGGTCCGGGCGTCAAGGTGGACACCACCCCCTACCGAGGCTGA
- the rplL gene encoding 50S ribosomal protein L7/L12: MSKEDILEAIGAMSVMDLVDLNDAFKAKFNVTIAVAVGGGGGGGAAPAAAVEEQTEFSVILKEAGAKKIQVIKVVRELTGLGLKEAKDMVDGAPKEVKAGVSKDEAAQVKAKLEAEGAVVEVK; this comes from the coding sequence ATCAGCAAGGAAGACATCCTCGAGGCGATCGGCGCCATGTCCGTCATGGACCTCGTCGACCTCAACGATGCGTTCAAGGCCAAGTTCAATGTGACCATCGCGGTCGCCGTTGGCGGCGGTGGCGGTGGCGGCGCGGCCCCGGCGGCCGCCGTCGAGGAGCAGACGGAGTTCTCGGTCATCCTCAAGGAAGCCGGGGCGAAGAAGATCCAGGTCATCAAGGTGGTGCGCGAGCTCACCGGCCTGGGCCTCAAGGAAGCCAAGGACATGGTCGATGGCGCCCCGAAGGAAGTGAAGGCCGGCGTCTCGAAGGACGAGGCCGCGCAGGTCAAGGCCAAGCTCGAGGCCGAAGGCGCCGTCGTCGAGGTCAAGTAA
- a CDS encoding 50S ribosomal protein L10, giving the protein MKKSEKEQLVSELREKISGAQALYFTDFTGLNVKRMTELRRRFRRAGVEYVVIKNTLALRAVNESGLTGARLRGPTGVVVAKDPIAAAKVLVTFAKEHDQKPATKGGIFEGNLVDEAMVKRLAALPSRDEALSLFAGSLNSVLMMFSLALDARKEQLENG; this is encoded by the coding sequence ATGAAGAAATCCGAGAAAGAGCAGCTCGTTTCGGAGCTCCGGGAGAAGATCAGCGGCGCGCAAGCGCTGTATTTCACCGACTTCACCGGCCTGAACGTCAAGCGCATGACCGAACTCCGCCGTCGCTTCCGGCGCGCCGGGGTCGAGTACGTCGTCATCAAGAACACCCTCGCCCTGCGCGCGGTCAACGAGAGCGGCCTCACCGGGGCGCGGCTCCGCGGCCCCACCGGGGTCGTGGTCGCGAAGGACCCCATCGCGGCAGCGAAGGTGCTGGTGACCTTCGCCAAGGAGCACGACCAGAAGCCGGCCACGAAGGGCGGCATCTTCGAGGGGAACCTGGTCGACGAGGCCATGGTGAAGCGGCTGGCCGCGCTGCCGAGTCGCGACGAGGCGCTGAGCCTGTTCGCGGGCAGCTTGAACAGCGTGCTGATGATGTTCTCGTTGGCGTTGGATGCCCGCAAGGAGCAGTTGGAGAACGGCTAA
- the rplK gene encoding 50S ribosomal protein L11 has translation MAKKVTGFVKLQIPAGRANPAPPVGTALGPQGINIMAFCKEFNSRTQAQDGLILPVEITIYSDKSFTFILKTPPAAILIKKELGLEKGSGQPNRVKVGTLTQAQVRKIAEVKMPDLNCESIESAMAMVAGAARSMGVEVKG, from the coding sequence ATGGCAAAGAAGGTCACTGGCTTCGTCAAGCTCCAGATCCCAGCGGGGCGTGCGAATCCGGCTCCTCCAGTAGGTACGGCGCTCGGCCCCCAGGGCATCAACATCATGGCGTTCTGCAAGGAGTTCAACTCCCGCACGCAGGCCCAAGATGGACTGATCCTCCCGGTCGAGATCACGATCTACTCGGATAAGTCGTTCACCTTCATCCTCAAGACGCCGCCCGCGGCGATCCTGATCAAGAAGGAGCTCGGCTTGGAAAAGGGGTCGGGGCAGCCCAACCGCGTGAAGGTCGGAACGCTGACGCAGGCCCAGGTCAGGAAGATCGCCGAAGTGAAGATGCCGGACCTCAATTGTGAGTCGATCGAGTCGGCCATGGCCATGGTGGCCGGCGCTGCACGCTCGATGGGCGTCGAGGTAAAGGGCTGA